The genomic segment CCGACGCGGCAGACGTCTTCGAACGGCACGGTCTCGGGTGCGCACACTGCCTGGCCGCGTCGATGGAGACGCTCGCGCAGGCTGCGGTGGTTCATGACATCTCGGCCCAGGTGCTGCTCGCAGAGTTGAACGATCTCGACGAACCAGTCTCCGGAGGGGAGCTGCTCTGATGTCCGAT from the Coriobacteriia bacterium genome contains:
- a CDS encoding DUF1858 domain-containing protein — translated: MPFSIDTLIKDIIAVHPDAADVFERHGLGCAHCLAASMETLAQAAVVHDISAQVLLAELNDLDEPVSGGELL